Proteins from one Cryptomeria japonica chromosome 4, Sugi_1.0, whole genome shotgun sequence genomic window:
- the LOC131074702 gene encoding uncharacterized protein LOC131074702: MAILYHQYRFERVRRYERPPAYGPTGRGGTVEARWRPPPRHPGSAGGVGATAGAASAAGGAVGATACSVGAAAGTNAGATGGAAGATASAVSGAAGAAGAAGNAAGALFRSSVSGTFPEDMDVDTSSQPGRARPHWQGSAALSAGVTVLQIWAWEHLPITRPLADRDRPVGRPYAEGDDSGDGDGYGGDARDQGAGDDDGGDDDGGDGRDDDEGDGRAVRVAATGTPGAGSSRSARDVYTDWMARVVRRRRSGPGDQEHQVPEQEGPLVEQVPMTVSRAEKPQAEGP, from the exons ATGGCGATCCTGTATCACCAGTATAGGTTTGAGCGAGTTCGACGATATGAGCGTCCTCCGGCATATGGTCCAACG GGAAGAGGCGGGACGGTGGAGGCTCGATGGCGACCGCCACCACGCCACCCCGGCTCCGCGGGCGGCGTCGGCGCCACTGCGGGCGCCGCAAGCGCTGCGGGCGGCGCCGTCGGTGCCACCGCGTGCTCTGTGGGCGCCGCTGCCGGCACCAACGCGGGTGCTACGGGCGGCGCCGCCGGTGCCACCGCGAGCGCCGTGAGCGGCGCTGCCGGCGCCGCGGGCGCTGCGGGCAACGCCGCAg gagcactttttCGTTCTTCAGTCTCGGGAACGTTTcctgaagacatggatgttgatacctcaTCTCAGCCAGGCAGAGCGAGACCACATTGGCAG GGGTCAGCTgcattatcagcaggggtgactgtgcttcagatatgggcTTGGGAACATCTACCTATTACACGACCATTGGCTGACAGAGATAGGCCTGTAGGGAGGCCTTATGCGGAGGG AGATGATagcggagatggagatggatatggggGAGATGCAAGAGATCAGGGTGCTGGcgatgatgatggtggagatgatgatgggggggatGGGAGAGATGATGACGAGGGAGATGGTCGAGCAGTGCGAGTGGCAGCGACAGGCACACCAGGAGCTGGCAGTTCTAGATCTGCTAGggatgtatatacagattggatggcccgggtggtcagacgtaggagatcAGGTCCAGGGGATCAGGAGCATCAGGTTCCAGAGCAAGAGGGACCCTTagttgagcaggtacctatgacagtatcaCGGGCTGAGAAGCCACAGGCAGAGGGACCTTGA